A genome region from Pseudomonas sp. S06B 330 includes the following:
- a CDS encoding TetR/AcrR family transcriptional regulator: MAQQGAAGVATTVAESVQYQGRKASRQGSEQRRQDILDAAMRIVVREGVRGVRHRAVAAEAGVPLSATTYYFKDIEDLLTDTFAQYVERSAAYMAKLWEHTEVVLRQLLSQGDQSPQCRARLADEVAKMTAEYVQRQLHNRRDFLMAEQAFRQEALLCPRLAELVKLHEQILLRGACQMLQVVGSRQPQQDALVLTAIIEQMEYQGLLDDSRVDAQAQMLAILTRYLHLVLAAV; this comes from the coding sequence ATGGCTCAACAAGGTGCCGCTGGCGTTGCCACGACAGTTGCCGAAAGTGTTCAGTATCAGGGCCGCAAGGCCAGTCGTCAGGGCAGCGAACAGCGCCGCCAGGACATACTCGATGCCGCCATGCGCATTGTCGTGCGTGAGGGCGTGCGCGGTGTACGCCACCGCGCCGTGGCGGCTGAGGCCGGGGTGCCGCTGTCGGCGACTACCTACTATTTCAAAGACATCGAAGACCTGCTCACCGATACCTTCGCCCAGTATGTCGAGCGCAGTGCGGCCTACATGGCCAAACTGTGGGAGCACACCGAGGTCGTGCTGCGCCAGTTGCTTTCTCAGGGTGACCAAAGCCCGCAGTGCCGGGCGCGCCTGGCCGATGAAGTGGCGAAGATGACGGCTGAATACGTGCAGCGTCAGTTACACAACCGTCGTGACTTTCTTATGGCCGAGCAGGCCTTTCGCCAGGAGGCTTTGCTGTGCCCGCGCCTGGCTGAACTGGTCAAGCTGCATGAGCAGATTTTGCTCCGTGGTGCCTGCCAGATGCTTCAGGTCGTGGGCTCGCGCCAGCCACAGCAAGACGCGCTGGTGTTGACGGCGATTATCGAGCAGATGGAATATCAGGGCCTGCTCGACGACTCACGCGTTGATGCGCAAGCGCAGATGCTCGCTATCCTTACCCGGTACCTGCATTTGGTGCTGGCCGCCGTGTGA
- the lysS gene encoding lysine--tRNA ligase — translation MSDLKLDPQDLQQEENTLIALRKEKLAAERAKGNAFPNDFRRDSYCNDLQKQYVDKTKEELEAAAIPVKVAGRIMLNRGSFMVIQDMTGRIQVYVNRKTLPEETLAAVKTWDLGDIIAAEGTLARSGKGDLYVEMTNVRLLTKSLRPLPDKHHGLTDTEQRYRQRYVDLMVNEEVRDTFRVRSQVINHIRNFLIQRDFLEVETPMLQTIPGGAAAKPFETHHNALDMAMFLRIAPELYLKRLVVGGFEKVFEINRNFRNEGVSTRHNPEFTMLEFYQAYADYEDNMDLTEELFRELAQLVLGSTDVPYGDKVFHFGEPFVRLSVFDSILKYNPELTADDLNDIDKARAIAKKAGAKVLGFEGLGKLQVMIFEELVEHKLEQPHFITQYPFEVSPLARRNDENPNVTDRFELFIGGREIANAYSELNDAEDQAERFMAQVADKDAGDDEAMHYDADFVRALEYGMPPTAGEGIGIDRLVMLLTNSPSIRDVILFPHMRPQA, via the coding sequence ATGAGCGACCTCAAACTCGACCCGCAAGACCTGCAACAGGAAGAAAACACCCTGATCGCCCTGCGCAAGGAAAAGCTTGCTGCAGAACGCGCCAAGGGCAATGCCTTCCCCAACGACTTCCGCCGTGACAGCTACTGCAACGACCTGCAGAAACAGTATGTCGACAAGACCAAGGAAGAGCTGGAAGCTGCAGCGATTCCGGTCAAGGTTGCCGGACGCATCATGCTCAACCGTGGTTCGTTCATGGTGATCCAGGACATGACCGGTCGCATCCAGGTCTACGTCAACCGCAAGACCCTGCCGGAAGAAACCCTGGCTGCGGTCAAAACCTGGGACCTGGGCGACATTATCGCCGCCGAAGGCACCCTGGCCCGTTCCGGCAAGGGCGACCTCTACGTCGAGATGACCAACGTGCGCCTGCTGACCAAGTCGCTGCGCCCGCTGCCAGACAAGCACCATGGCCTGACCGACACCGAGCAGCGCTACCGTCAGCGTTACGTCGACCTGATGGTCAACGAAGAAGTCCGCGACACCTTCCGCGTGCGCTCGCAGGTCATTAACCATATTCGCAACTTCCTGATTCAGCGTGACTTCCTTGAAGTCGAAACGCCGATGCTGCAGACCATCCCGGGTGGCGCCGCGGCCAAACCGTTCGAAACTCACCACAACGCCTTGGACATGGCCATGTTCCTGCGTATCGCGCCGGAGCTGTACCTCAAGCGTCTGGTGGTCGGTGGCTTCGAGAAAGTTTTCGAGATCAACCGCAACTTCCGTAACGAAGGCGTTTCGACCCGGCACAACCCCGAGTTCACCATGCTCGAGTTCTACCAGGCCTACGCTGACTACGAAGACAACATGGACCTGACCGAAGAACTGTTCCGCGAGCTGGCGCAGCTGGTGCTGGGCAGTACCGACGTGCCGTATGGCGACAAGGTGTTCCACTTCGGTGAGCCGTTTGTGCGCCTGTCGGTGTTCGATTCGATCCTCAAGTACAACCCTGAGCTGACCGCTGACGACCTCAACGATATCGACAAGGCCCGCGCCATCGCCAAGAAGGCCGGTGCCAAGGTGCTGGGCTTCGAAGGTCTGGGCAAGCTGCAGGTGATGATTTTCGAAGAGTTGGTCGAGCACAAGCTGGAGCAGCCGCACTTCATCACCCAGTACCCGTTCGAAGTGTCGCCGCTGGCCCGTCGCAACGACGAAAACCCGAACGTTACCGACCGCTTTGAGCTGTTTATCGGTGGTCGCGAGATCGCCAACGCCTACTCCGAGCTCAATGACGCAGAAGATCAGGCCGAGCGTTTCATGGCCCAGGTGGCTGACAAGGACGCCGGCGACGACGAAGCCATGCACTACGACGCTGACTTCGTCCGTGCCCTGGAATACGGCATGCCGCCAACCGCCGGTGAAGGTATCGGTATCGACCGTCTGGTGATGCTGCTGACCAACTCGCCTTCAATTCGTGATGTGATCCTGTTCCCGCACATGCGCCCACAGGCCTGA
- the prfB gene encoding peptide chain release factor 2 (programmed frameshift), with translation MEINPILNTIKDLTERSESIRGYLDYDQKHERLIEVNRELEDPSVWNKPEYAQELGRERSALAQIVDTLNEMHSGLADARELLDMAVEEDDESAVNDVVEMLEGLEASLAQLEFRRMFSGEMDMNNAYLDIQAGSGGTEAQDWANILLRMYLRWADKRGFDATIMELSAGDVAGIKGATVHIKGEYAFGWLRTEIGVHRLVRKSPFDSGNRRHTSFSAVFVSPEIDDKVEIEINPSDLRIDTYRSSGAGGQHVNTTDSAVRITHVPTNTVVSCQNERSQHANKDTAMKMLRAKLYELEMQKRNAASQALEDSKSDIGWGHQIRSYVLDASRIKDLRTNIERSDCDKVLDGDIDEYLEASLKQGL, from the exons ATGGAAATCAACCCGATCCTGAATACCATCAAGGACCTGACCGAGCGTTCCGAGTCAATTCGGGGGTATCTT GACTACGATCAAAAGCATGAGCGTCTGATCGAAGTCAACCGCGAGCTGGAAGACCCAAGCGTCTGGAACAAGCCCGAATACGCCCAGGAACTGGGCCGCGAGCGCAGTGCGCTGGCACAGATCGTCGACACCCTGAACGAAATGCACAGCGGCCTGGCCGATGCGCGCGAGCTGCTCGACATGGCCGTTGAAGAGGACGACGAAAGCGCCGTCAACGATGTCGTCGAGATGCTTGAGGGCCTTGAAGCGTCCCTCGCACAGCTTGAATTCCGCCGCATGTTCAGCGGTGAAATGGACATGAACAACGCCTACCTGGATATCCAGGCCGGCTCCGGTGGTACCGAAGCGCAGGATTGGGCCAACATCCTTCTGCGCATGTACCTGCGCTGGGCTGACAAGCGCGGCTTCGACGCCACCATCATGGAGCTGTCTGCCGGTGACGTCGCCGGGATCAAGGGTGCTACCGTGCACATCAAGGGCGAGTACGCCTTTGGCTGGCTGCGCACCGAAATCGGTGTGCACCGTCTGGTGCGCAAGAGCCCGTTCGACTCCGGTAACCGTCGCCACACCTCGTTCTCGGCGGTGTTTGTGTCCCCCGAGATTGATGACAAAGTCGAAATCGAGATCAACCCGTCCGACCTGCGTATCGACACCTACCGCTCCTCCGGTGCCGGTGGTCAGCACGTAAACACCACCGACTCGGCGGTGCGGATTACTCACGTGCCGACCAACACTGTGGTCAGCTGCCAGAACGAACGCTCCCAGCACGCCAACAAAGACACCGCCATGAAAATGCTGCGGGCCAAGTTGTACGAGCTGGAGATGCAGAAGCGCAACGCCGCTTCCCAGGCGCTGGAAGACAGCAAGTCGGACATCGGCTGGGGTCACCAGATCCGTTCGTACGTACTCGATGCCTCGCGGATCAAAGACCTGCGCACCAACATCGAGCGCAGCGACTGCGACAAGGTGCTCGACGGCGATATCGACGAATACCTGGAAGCCAGCCTCAAACAGGGGCTGTAA
- a CDS encoding response regulator, producing MNDLPLDGFPTTNENSAMVLLVDDQAMIGEAVRRGLAHEENIDFHFCADPHQAVEQAVRIKPTVILQDLIMPGLDGLTLVREYRNNPATQDIPIIVLSTKEDPLVKSAAFAAGANDYLVKLPDNIELVARIRYHSRSYLTLLQRDEAYRALRVSQQQLLDTNLVLQRLMNSDGLTGLSNRRHFDEYLELEWRRAMREQAQLSLLMIDVDYFKAFNDTFGHLAGDEALRKVAETIRGSCARPSDLPARYGGEEFALVLPNTSPGGARLVAEKLRQSVAAMNIAHNMPDANACLTVSIGLATQTPGIGSHCRQLISAADKGLYLAKNNGRNQVGVA from the coding sequence ATGAATGATTTACCGCTCGACGGTTTCCCGACCACGAATGAAAACTCGGCAATGGTGCTGTTAGTCGACGATCAGGCAATGATCGGTGAGGCAGTGCGACGGGGTCTGGCGCATGAAGAGAATATTGATTTCCACTTTTGCGCCGACCCGCATCAGGCTGTGGAACAGGCCGTGCGAATCAAGCCGACGGTGATCCTGCAAGACCTGATCATGCCTGGGCTCGATGGCTTGACCCTGGTGCGCGAATACCGCAATAACCCGGCCACCCAGGACATCCCGATCATTGTCCTGTCGACCAAGGAAGACCCGCTGGTCAAGAGCGCGGCCTTTGCTGCCGGGGCCAACGACTACCTGGTCAAACTGCCGGACAACATTGAGCTGGTGGCGCGCATTCGCTACCACTCGCGTTCCTACCTGACGCTGCTGCAACGCGACGAAGCCTACCGTGCTCTGCGGGTTAGCCAGCAGCAATTGCTCGACACTAATTTGGTGCTCCAGCGCCTGATGAACTCCGACGGCCTGACCGGGCTGTCGAACCGTCGTCATTTCGACGAGTACCTGGAGTTGGAATGGCGTCGGGCGATGCGCGAGCAGGCGCAGCTGTCGCTGTTGATGATCGATGTCGATTACTTCAAGGCGTTCAATGACACTTTTGGTCATCTTGCGGGTGACGAAGCGCTGCGCAAGGTCGCCGAGACCATCCGTGGTTCCTGCGCCCGCCCTAGCGACTTGCCCGCCCGATACGGTGGCGAAGAGTTCGCTCTGGTGTTGCCTAACACGTCGCCAGGCGGCGCGCGCCTGGTGGCGGAAAAACTGCGCCAGAGCGTGGCAGCGATGAACATCGCCCACAACATGCCAGATGCCAACGCCTGTCTGACCGTAAGCATCGGCCTGGCGACCCAGACGCCAGGCATTGGCAGTCACTGCCGGCAGTTGATTTCGGCGGCCGACAAGGGGCTGTACCTGGCCAAAAACAACGGTCGCAATCAGGTGGGTGTGGCCTGA
- a CDS encoding chemotaxis response regulator protein-glutamate methylesterase — protein sequence MKIAIVNDIPMAVEALRRALAFEPQHQVVWVASNGAEAVKRCAEQIPDLILMDLIMPVMDGVEATRRIMAETPCAIVIVTVDRQQNVHRVFEAMGHGALDVVDTPALGAGDPKEAAAPLLRKILNIGWLIGQQRSNTLRPMAAPLRESAQRQGLVAIGSSAGGPAALEVLLKGLPREFPAAIVLVQHVDQVFAAGMAEWLSSASGLPVRLACEGEQPQPGQVLLAGTNHHIRLLKNGTLAYTAEPVNEIYRPSIDVFFESVARYWRGDAVGVLLTGMGRDGAQGLKLMRQQNFLTIAQDQHSSAVYGMPKAAAAIEAAVEIRPLERIAARLMEVFPK from the coding sequence ATGAAGATCGCTATCGTCAACGACATACCCATGGCTGTGGAAGCCTTGCGCCGGGCGTTGGCGTTCGAACCACAACATCAGGTGGTGTGGGTGGCCAGCAACGGCGCCGAGGCGGTGAAGCGCTGCGCCGAGCAGATCCCGGACCTGATCCTGATGGATCTGATCATGCCGGTCATGGACGGGGTCGAGGCGACCCGGCGGATCATGGCCGAGACGCCTTGCGCCATTGTGATCGTCACGGTAGATCGCCAGCAGAACGTTCACCGGGTGTTTGAAGCCATGGGCCACGGTGCACTGGACGTGGTCGATACCCCGGCGTTGGGTGCCGGGGACCCCAAGGAAGCGGCTGCGCCGCTGCTGCGCAAGATCCTTAACATTGGATGGCTGATCGGCCAGCAGCGCAGTAACACGCTGCGGCCAATGGCGGCGCCATTGCGTGAAAGCGCGCAGCGTCAGGGGCTGGTCGCCATCGGTTCTTCGGCGGGTGGCCCGGCGGCCCTGGAGGTCCTGCTCAAGGGCTTGCCGCGCGAATTTCCTGCGGCGATAGTTTTGGTTCAACACGTTGACCAGGTGTTTGCCGCTGGCATGGCGGAATGGCTCAGCAGTGCCTCAGGACTGCCCGTGCGCCTGGCCTGTGAGGGAGAGCAGCCGCAACCTGGGCAGGTGCTGCTGGCGGGCACCAACCACCACATCCGGCTACTGAAAAACGGCACATTGGCCTACACCGCAGAGCCGGTGAATGAAATTTATCGCCCTTCGATTGATGTGTTTTTTGAAAGTGTGGCCCGCTACTGGCGCGGTGACGCCGTTGGCGTACTGCTGACCGGGATGGGCCGAGATGGTGCTCAGGGTCTGAAACTGATGCGCCAGCAAAACTTCCTGACGATTGCTCAGGACCAACACAGCAGTGCCGTCTACGGCATGCCCAAGGCGGCTGCTGCGATAGAGGCGGCAGTTGAAATTCGTCCTTTGGAGCGAATCGCTGCGCGACTGATGGAAGTTTTTCCAAAATGA
- a CDS encoding hybrid sensor histidine kinase/response regulator, with product MTPEQMRDASLLELFGLEAEAQTQVLSAGLLALERNPTQADQLEACMRAAHSLKGAARIVGVNAGVSVAHVMEDCLVGAQEGRVLLRAEHIDALLQGTDLLMRIATPGDTTLEPAVQAFLLQMATLLEPTTTPAALAPSVSMTLREPVPPVAEPLLEPAVPEVEPEITAPRTGKRATEGGERILRVTAERLNSLLDLSSKSLVETQRFKPYLATLQRLKRMHSQSVRALDGLKVQLEASSQSPEVQDALAQVQQLLGQTQQILLQQAADLDEFGWQASQRAQLLYDTALACRMRPFADVLTGQSRMVRDLGRSLGKQVRLQIEGEKTQVDRDVLEKLEAPLTHLLRNAVDHGIELPEHRLLAGKPAEGQIRLRASHQAGLLVLELSDDGAGVDLQRLRQSIVERQLSPEQTVAQMSEAELLTFLFLPGFSLRDKVTEVSGRGVGLDAVQHMVRQLRGSIVLTQTSGQGSSFHLEVPLTLSVVRSLVVEVGSEAYAFPLAHIERTLELPAEAIVQIEGRQHFWHEGRHIGLVAASQLLNRPPSQSDGQTINVVVIRERDMLYGVAVERLIGERVLVVMPLDARLGKIQDISSGALLDDGSVVLIIDVEDLLRSVDKLLSTGRLERIERGQRHTREAARKRILVVDDSLTVRELQRKLLSNRGYEVAVAVDGMDGWNALRSEDFDLLITDIDMPRMDGIELVSLLRRDNRLQSLPVMVVSYKDREEDRRRGLDAGADYYLAKASFHDDALLDAVVELIGGAQG from the coding sequence ATGACCCCAGAGCAAATGCGCGATGCTTCCTTGCTCGAGCTGTTCGGGCTGGAGGCTGAAGCCCAGACCCAGGTGCTCAGTGCCGGCCTGCTGGCACTGGAACGCAATCCGACCCAGGCCGATCAATTGGAAGCCTGCATGCGTGCCGCTCACTCGCTCAAGGGCGCGGCGCGGATCGTTGGGGTCAATGCTGGGGTCAGCGTGGCCCATGTGATGGAGGACTGCCTGGTCGGTGCCCAGGAAGGTCGCGTGCTGCTACGTGCCGAGCATATCGATGCCTTGCTGCAGGGGACTGACCTGTTGATGCGTATTGCCACACCCGGCGATACCACGCTTGAACCTGCAGTCCAGGCGTTTCTGTTGCAAATGGCAACGCTGCTGGAACCGACCACCACACCCGCGGCGCTCGCTCCGAGTGTCTCGATGACGCTGCGCGAACCCGTGCCGCCGGTCGCAGAGCCGTTGTTAGAACCAGCAGTGCCTGAAGTCGAGCCCGAGATCACCGCGCCGCGTACTGGTAAACGCGCCACTGAAGGCGGTGAGCGGATCTTGCGAGTAACTGCCGAACGCTTGAACAGTCTGCTCGACCTGTCGAGTAAGTCATTGGTCGAAACCCAGCGGTTCAAGCCTTACCTGGCAACTTTGCAGCGCCTCAAGCGCATGCACAGCCAAAGTGTTCGCGCCCTTGATGGCCTGAAAGTCCAGTTGGAGGCCAGTAGCCAGAGCCCGGAAGTCCAGGATGCCCTGGCCCAGGTGCAGCAGTTGTTGGGGCAAACCCAGCAGATCCTCCTGCAGCAGGCGGCCGACCTTGATGAGTTCGGCTGGCAGGCCAGCCAGCGCGCACAATTGCTCTATGACACCGCGCTGGCCTGCCGTATGCGGCCCTTCGCCGATGTGCTTACCGGACAGAGCCGCATGGTCCGTGACCTGGGGCGTTCGTTGGGCAAGCAGGTGCGCCTGCAGATCGAAGGCGAGAAGACCCAGGTTGATCGCGACGTCCTGGAAAAGCTCGAGGCGCCGCTGACCCATTTGCTGCGTAACGCCGTCGACCATGGCATCGAACTGCCTGAGCATCGCTTGCTGGCCGGCAAACCGGCGGAAGGACAGATCCGATTACGTGCCTCCCATCAGGCCGGATTGCTGGTGCTTGAACTGAGCGATGACGGCGCTGGCGTTGATCTGCAGCGCTTGCGCCAGAGCATTGTTGAGCGTCAGTTGTCACCGGAGCAAACCGTGGCGCAAATGAGCGAGGCGGAGTTGTTGACCTTCCTGTTCCTGCCTGGCTTCAGCCTGCGCGACAAGGTCACCGAAGTTTCTGGCCGCGGCGTGGGTCTGGATGCGGTGCAACATATGGTCCGCCAGCTACGCGGCTCGATTGTGCTGACCCAGACCAGCGGGCAAGGCAGCAGCTTCCACCTGGAGGTGCCGCTGACGCTGTCGGTGGTGCGCAGTCTGGTAGTCGAGGTTGGCAGCGAGGCCTATGCCTTCCCCTTGGCCCATATCGAGCGCACCCTGGAGTTGCCCGCTGAGGCCATCGTACAAATCGAGGGGCGTCAGCATTTCTGGCACGAAGGCCGGCATATTGGCCTCGTCGCGGCCAGTCAGTTGCTCAATCGGCCGCCAAGCCAGAGTGACGGGCAAACCATCAACGTGGTGGTCATCCGCGAACGAGACATGCTCTACGGCGTGGCTGTCGAGCGCTTGATCGGCGAGCGTGTGCTGGTGGTGATGCCGCTCGACGCGCGGCTGGGCAAGATTCAGGACATTTCCTCCGGCGCGCTGCTGGATGATGGCAGTGTGGTACTAATCATCGACGTTGAAGACTTGCTACGCTCGGTCGACAAACTATTGAGCACCGGCCGCCTGGAGCGCATTGAGCGCGGCCAGCGTCACACCCGCGAGGCCGCGCGCAAGCGCATCCTGGTGGTCGATGACTCGCTGACCGTTCGCGAGTTGCAGCGCAAACTGCTCAGTAATCGCGGTTATGAGGTGGCAGTTGCGGTCGATGGCATGGACGGTTGGAACGCCTTGCGCAGCGAGGATTTCGACCTGCTGATTACCGACATCGACATGCCGCGAATGGATGGTATCGAGTTGGTCAGCCTGTTGCGTCGCGACAACCGTCTGCAGTCGCTGCCGGTGATGGTGGTCTCCTACAAGGATCGGGAGGAAGATCGACGTCGTGGACTGGACGCTGGAGCCGACTACTATTTGGCAAAGGCCAGTTTCCATGATGATGCCTTGCTTGATGCCGTTGTCGAGTTGATCGGGGGAGCACAGGGATGA